AGTAGTGTTATTTTTCTTACCCGTTCTCTTTGTTTCCTTCCCTCGGTTCGTTCATTCTTTAGGAGCGTTTTTCGCTGGGGACTGTCTGTCGCTGTGTCAGGTTGTCAAAACGTGCCTTACTCGCAGAACCAAGGTTCTAGAATGCTTGTCGTAAAAAAGAGCAAAAACCCCTCTGAGAAAAAAACCCATCCAACGAAAGGGACGTTTTATGCCAAAGATCTTTGCTCGATTTGCCTCCACCGTGCTTCTGGTAGCGGCGTCCGTAGCCGCCGTTCCGGGACAAGAGATTACGCTTCTTAATGTTTCCTACGATCCTACACGAGAATTGTTCGAGCAGTATAACGCGTACTTCGAGCGTTTCTGGAAAGAAAAACACGGCCAAACTCTCCACATCCGAACCTCTCATGGAGGCTCCGGAAAACAGGCGCGGGCTGTCATTGACGGGCTCCAGGCCGACGTGGTCACCCTTGCCCTTGCCTACGATATCGACCAAATTGCCAAGGCCGGTCTCATCAAGCCTGACTGGGAAACGCGCCTTCCCGACCGCAGCAGCCCCTACACTTCCACCATTGTATTCATCGTCCGGAAAGGAAACCCTAAAAAAATCCACGACTGGCCCGACCTAATACGACCCGGCGTACAGGTGATTGTACCTAACCCCAAAACCAGCGGAGGAGCCCGCTGGGCTTACCTGGCAGCTTGGGGCTCAGCTCTCCAGCGGACCGGAAGTGCTGAACAAGCCCGCCAATTCACCCGAGAATTATACCGGCACGTGCCGGTCCTCGATTCCGGGGCACGAGGTTCGACAACGACCTTTGCGGAACGGTTGGTTGGGGATGTGCTGCTTAATTGGGAAAATGAAGCCTATCTTTTGCTTCGGGAATTCCCCAATCGATTTGAGATTGTGGTCCCCCCACAAAGCATCCTAGCCGAACCAAAAGTAGCTGTGGTAGATGCCGTAGTGGATCGTCGGGGAACACGGGCAGTGGCCGAAGCCTATCTGCAACACCTTTATGATGAAGAAGCGCAGCGGATCGCTGCGAGAAACGGGTACCGTCCACGGCTTGCTTCCATTCTAAACGAGTTCCAGCAAAAGTTTCCCAAGATCTCGCTTTTCTCGATCGACCTTTTCGGTGGTTGGGAAAAGGCCCACAACACACACTTTGCTGACGGCGGGATCTTTGACCAGATCTATACGGCCTCCCGGTAGCGCCATGGCCAAGCGTGCTCGGTTAGGCGAGAAAGCCCGAAAGCTACTCCTACGTCCCACGGTCTTGCCGGGGTTCCGGCTAACCCTGGCCTACACCGTGCTCTACCTGACGCTCATCGTGCTCGTCCCATTGTCAGCCCTTCTCTTTAAGGCCGCCACCGCTGA
This region of Candidatus Methylacidithermus pantelleriae genomic DNA includes:
- a CDS encoding sulfate ABC transporter substrate-binding protein; the encoded protein is MPKIFARFASTVLLVAASVAAVPGQEITLLNVSYDPTRELFEQYNAYFERFWKEKHGQTLHIRTSHGGSGKQARAVIDGLQADVVTLALAYDIDQIAKAGLIKPDWETRLPDRSSPYTSTIVFIVRKGNPKKIHDWPDLIRPGVQVIVPNPKTSGGARWAYLAAWGSALQRTGSAEQARQFTRELYRHVPVLDSGARGSTTTFAERLVGDVLLNWENEAYLLLREFPNRFEIVVPPQSILAEPKVAVVDAVVDRRGTRAVAEAYLQHLYDEEAQRIAARNGYRPRLASILNEFQQKFPKISLFSIDLFGGWEKAHNTHFADGGIFDQIYTASR